Proteins encoded together in one Mycobacterium noviomagense window:
- a CDS encoding ComEC/Rec2 family competence protein, which yields MLEAGADSASARLDVRLVPAALSSWLVTAAGIIWPVGTVAALTCVVLVAFSGALCWHAAIRQGPQWARTVGVCLLGSGVVGAGFGFAIALRAEAVDHHPITAAFAHAVPVTVTPNESAISVGHGRLLFRATLERLADHEMSGRVVVFAPVTDFGEVMVGQPVRFTARITRPTRRDLTVAALTATGRPTMGQAGAVHRAAHVVRERFAAAAREALPAPQAAMLPALVLGDTSAVTAMTGQEFRAAGLTHLTAVSGANVTIVCGAVLCCARLIGPRSAVGLAAIALVVFVIVVQPTASVLRAAVMGAIALLGMLSSRRRQAIPSLSAAVLVLMLAAPQLAVDVGFALSVVATAALVVIAPVWSRRMVSRGWPKPLADAVGIACAAQLVTAPLVAGISGRVSLVAAAANLAAAPVIAPITVLGTAAATLGMCWPAGAELLIRFTGPELWWVLNVAHWAAGVPAASLPVPAGVAGAVVVGVCAVLVVALWRWRWFRAAAGVAVVCLVAWALSGLLSGASVSAGRDTIVG from the coding sequence GTGCTGGAGGCCGGCGCCGATTCAGCCTCGGCGCGGCTGGACGTGCGCCTGGTCCCGGCCGCGCTGAGCAGCTGGCTCGTCACCGCCGCCGGGATCATCTGGCCCGTCGGCACGGTCGCCGCGTTGACATGCGTTGTGCTGGTGGCCTTCTCCGGTGCGCTCTGCTGGCACGCGGCAATTCGTCAGGGACCACAATGGGCTCGCACGGTCGGTGTGTGCCTGCTGGGCAGCGGTGTGGTGGGCGCCGGCTTCGGGTTCGCGATCGCACTGCGCGCCGAAGCGGTCGATCACCACCCGATCACTGCGGCGTTCGCGCATGCCGTACCGGTGACCGTCACACCCAACGAAAGCGCGATATCGGTTGGCCACGGCCGGCTGCTGTTTCGCGCCACCCTGGAGCGCCTGGCAGACCATGAAATGTCCGGTCGGGTGGTGGTTTTCGCGCCGGTAACCGATTTCGGCGAGGTGATGGTGGGCCAGCCGGTGCGTTTCACCGCACGGATTACCCGTCCCACCCGGCGGGACCTGACAGTCGCGGCGCTCACCGCGACGGGAAGGCCGACGATGGGCCAAGCCGGAGCGGTGCATCGGGCGGCGCATGTTGTCCGCGAGAGGTTCGCAGCTGCTGCCCGGGAAGCACTGCCCGCACCGCAGGCCGCCATGCTGCCTGCGCTGGTCCTCGGCGACACATCGGCGGTCACGGCGATGACCGGCCAGGAATTTCGTGCGGCTGGGCTGACGCACTTGACGGCGGTATCGGGAGCCAACGTCACGATCGTGTGCGGGGCGGTGCTGTGCTGCGCACGGCTGATCGGCCCGCGGTCGGCGGTGGGACTGGCCGCGATCGCCTTGGTGGTGTTCGTGATCGTGGTGCAGCCGACGGCCAGCGTGTTGCGTGCGGCGGTGATGGGCGCCATCGCGCTGCTGGGCATGCTGTCTTCGCGGCGACGACAAGCGATCCCGAGCTTGTCGGCCGCGGTGTTGGTATTGATGCTTGCTGCTCCCCAGCTCGCCGTCGACGTGGGCTTTGCCTTGTCCGTGGTTGCGACGGCGGCGCTGGTGGTGATCGCGCCGGTCTGGTCTCGGCGGATGGTGTCGCGCGGCTGGCCCAAGCCGCTCGCGGACGCGGTTGGTATCGCGTGCGCGGCGCAGTTGGTCACCGCGCCGCTGGTGGCCGGGATCTCCGGGCGCGTCAGCCTGGTGGCCGCAGCGGCCAATCTTGCTGCGGCGCCGGTGATCGCACCGATCACCGTGCTGGGCACCGCGGCGGCCACGCTCGGCATGTGCTGGCCGGCGGGGGCAGAACTGCTGATCCGGTTCACCGGTCCCGAGCTGTGGTGGGTGCTGAACGTCGCGCACTGGGCGGCCGGTGTGCCGGCCGCGAGCCTGCCCGTTCCTGCGGGCGTGGCCGGCGCCGTGGTGGTCGGCGTGTGCGCCGTGTTGGTCGTCGCCCTGTGGCGGTGGCGGTGGTTCCGGGCGGCCGCCGGGGTTGCCGTGGTGTGCCTTGTCGCGTGGGCGTTGTCGGGGCTCCTGTCCGGCGCGTCGGTGTCGGCTGGTCGTGACACGATCGTGGGGTGA
- a CDS encoding ComEA family DNA-binding protein: MRTELPAQRLHRRLATQPDGDSRADVVDDTAHDGDPNSLLPRWLPDGSAHTGAGWLARIRADPGRAGVIALAAIAALAVLVTVFTVLRNRPAPVMSAKLPPVEMVSSASRSPTASPSPKADQPVVVSVVGLVHKPGLVTLAPGARIADALSAAGGAMDGADTIGLNMARQLGDGEQIVVGIAPAKGQPAALGSSVTSGTPGTPVTSSKPGSASPKPGEVIDLNTATVQQLDTLPGIGPVTAAAIVAWREANGKFTSVDQLAEVDGIGPARLEKLRPLVRV; this comes from the coding sequence ATGCGAACAGAACTGCCCGCGCAGCGGCTGCACCGACGCCTCGCTACTCAGCCTGACGGCGACAGCCGCGCCGATGTCGTCGACGACACCGCGCACGACGGTGACCCGAACTCGCTGCTGCCGCGCTGGCTCCCGGACGGCTCGGCTCATACCGGTGCGGGCTGGCTGGCCCGGATACGCGCCGACCCGGGTCGCGCCGGTGTCATCGCATTGGCGGCCATCGCCGCTCTTGCGGTGTTGGTCACGGTGTTCACCGTGTTGCGCAACCGGCCCGCGCCGGTCATGTCAGCCAAATTGCCTCCGGTTGAGATGGTTTCGTCGGCCAGCCGCAGCCCCACTGCCAGTCCTTCGCCGAAAGCGGATCAACCGGTGGTCGTCAGCGTAGTGGGCCTGGTGCACAAACCCGGGCTGGTCACTTTGGCCCCCGGTGCCCGCATCGCCGACGCGCTGAGCGCCGCCGGCGGTGCAATGGACGGCGCCGACACCATCGGGCTAAATATGGCGCGCCAGCTGGGCGACGGCGAGCAGATCGTCGTCGGCATCGCGCCGGCCAAAGGCCAACCCGCGGCGCTGGGCAGCTCGGTGACGTCGGGAACGCCGGGCACCCCGGTGACATCAAGCAAGCCGGGATCGGCATCGCCTAAACCCGGGGAAGTGATCGACCTCAACACCGCGACGGTGCAGCAGCTCGACACCCTGCCCGGCATCGGGCCGGTGACAGCCGCCGCGATCGTGGCTTGGCGCGAGGCCAACGGCAAGTTCACCAGCGTTGACCAGCTCGCCGAAGTGGACGGCATCGGCCCGGCCCGGCTCGAAAAGCTGCGACCCCTCGTCCGTGTCTGA
- a CDS encoding phage holin family protein, whose amino-acid sequence MSLEAKPKSEASTGELMAQLSSQLSRLVRDEMRLAQKEFQQSAKHAGAGAGLFTAAGLLAFFGAASLIAAAIAAVALALPAWAAALIVGAALLLAAGAAALVSKSQAEKASPAAPQTVANVKKDVQEVKAARHGRS is encoded by the coding sequence ATGAGTCTAGAAGCAAAACCGAAGTCGGAGGCATCGACCGGTGAGCTGATGGCTCAGCTCTCGTCGCAGCTGTCACGGCTCGTCCGAGACGAAATGCGCCTGGCGCAAAAGGAATTCCAGCAATCCGCCAAGCATGCCGGCGCAGGTGCCGGTCTCTTCACGGCAGCCGGTCTGCTGGCGTTCTTCGGGGCGGCCAGCTTGATCGCCGCCGCAATCGCCGCGGTGGCCCTGGCACTGCCCGCTTGGGCGGCCGCGCTGATCGTGGGCGCGGCGCTGCTCCTCGCGGCCGGGGCGGCGGCCCTGGTCAGCAAGAGCCAAGCCGAGAAGGCGAGCCCCGCGGCGCCGCAAACCGTCGCCAACGTGAAAAAAGACGTCCAAGAAGTGAAAGCCGCCCGCCATGGCCGAAGCTGA
- a CDS encoding DUF3618 domain-containing protein: MAEAERPEPGPNAAISEIQSDIEHTRGELGDTVGALSDKFDVAGRARAAAKPSLVAVASVAGATVVSMFWWRRRSRRRR, encoded by the coding sequence ATGGCCGAAGCTGAGCGCCCCGAGCCCGGGCCCAACGCCGCCATCAGCGAGATCCAGTCCGATATCGAGCACACCCGCGGCGAACTCGGTGACACGGTGGGAGCGCTGTCGGACAAGTTCGACGTCGCCGGCAGGGCCCGGGCCGCCGCGAAACCGTCGCTTGTGGCGGTGGCATCCGTTGCCGGCGCGACCGTGGTCAGCATGTTCTGGTGGCGTCGGCGCTCGCGTCGCCGGCGCTGA
- a CDS encoding acyl-CoA dehydrogenase family protein produces the protein MQLALTEDEAAFRDELRTFYTTEIPAEIRERTRAGLPPTRDDIATSHKILNDHGLAVPNWPVEWGGKDWTPTQHQIWLDEMQLAGVPEPLNFNAKMVGPVIAEFGSDDIKKHFLPPTASLDIWWCQGFSEPEAGSDLASLRTTAQRDGDSYVVNGQKTWTTLGQYADWIFCLVRTDPQAPKKQAGISFLLIDLDTPGITMRPIKLIDGGHEVNEVFFEDVRVPVDQLVGEENQGWTYAKFLLGNERTGIAGVGRTKVRLAEVKRHAADTGILDDPLFAARLAEVENELLALELTQMRVTASSADGKPNPASSVLKLRGSQLQQAATELLMEVAGHDALPFHAGEDIASPGWAQLSAPHYLNYRKTSIYGGSNEVQRNIIASTILGL, from the coding sequence ATGCAGCTGGCTCTCACCGAAGACGAAGCAGCCTTCCGCGACGAGCTTCGCACCTTCTACACCACCGAAATCCCGGCCGAGATCCGGGAGCGGACGCGAGCCGGCCTGCCGCCCACCCGCGATGACATCGCTACCAGCCACAAGATCTTGAACGACCACGGGCTCGCGGTGCCCAACTGGCCCGTCGAGTGGGGCGGCAAGGACTGGACGCCAACCCAACACCAGATCTGGCTCGACGAGATGCAACTGGCCGGCGTGCCGGAGCCGCTGAACTTCAACGCCAAGATGGTCGGTCCCGTGATCGCCGAATTCGGCTCCGACGACATCAAGAAGCACTTTTTGCCGCCGACCGCCAGCCTCGATATCTGGTGGTGCCAAGGTTTTTCCGAGCCGGAAGCCGGCTCCGATCTGGCCTCGTTGCGCACCACCGCGCAACGTGACGGCGACAGCTACGTGGTCAATGGGCAGAAGACGTGGACCACGCTGGGCCAATACGCCGACTGGATCTTCTGTTTGGTGCGCACCGACCCGCAGGCCCCCAAGAAACAGGCCGGGATTTCGTTTCTGCTGATCGACCTGGACACCCCCGGGATCACGATGCGGCCGATCAAGCTGATCGACGGCGGCCACGAGGTCAACGAGGTGTTCTTCGAGGATGTTCGGGTACCCGTCGATCAACTTGTCGGCGAGGAAAACCAGGGCTGGACTTACGCGAAGTTCCTGCTGGGCAACGAGCGAACCGGCATCGCCGGAGTCGGCCGAACCAAGGTGCGGCTGGCGGAAGTGAAACGGCATGCCGCCGACACCGGCATCCTCGACGACCCGCTGTTCGCGGCTCGGCTCGCTGAAGTCGAAAACGAGCTGCTGGCATTGGAACTCACCCAGATGCGCGTCACCGCGAGCTCGGCCGACGGCAAGCCCAACCCCGCATCCTCGGTACTGAAGCTGCGTGGCAGCCAACTACAGCAGGCGGCTACCGAACTCCTCATGGAGGTCGCCGGCCACGACGCGCTGCCGTTCCACGCCGGCGAGGACATCGCTTCACCGGGATGGGCGCAACTCAGCGCACCGCATTACCTCAACTACCGCAAGACGTCGATCTACGGCGGCAGCAACGAAGTACAGCGCAACATCATCGCGTCCACCATTCTCGGATTGTGA